The sequence GCATACCGGGGTTTACCACCCATTGCGGAAATATCGCTGATGTTCACAGCAAGAGACGTATAGCCAAGATCTTCAGCTGAAATCCAGTTGCGTTTGAAATGACGCCCTTCAACCAGCATGTCGGTAGTGATGAGTGTGGCAAATCCGTTCGAAGTATTTCGAATAACGGCACAATCGTCACCAATACCCATTGAATCGTGAGTGTTGCCTGACCCTGTTAAACGGGCGATGCGTTCAATCAGGCCGAATTCACCCAGTTCTTCCGGTGATTCCTCTTCATCAAACCAATTCATGTTATCCTTGCCATCTGTTCTGTGCAGGTTGAGGTTCAGGGAATGTATTCAGGGAAAAAATCATTTTTATATATAGAGACGAATCATAGAAATTTGTCAATCTTAAACCTTAGATAAAGGGGAAAAATGAACAGAGAGCAATATATTGATAATATGGCCGCGAAACTGAAAGAGTGGAATGCAGAAGTGGAAAAGCTGGAGGCCAAAGCCCAGCGGGCAGGCACGGATGCCAAAAAAGAGATCAGCAAGGAGATCCAGGAATTGCGTACCAAAAAGAATGTGGCGCAGGATAAGCTGGATGATGTAAAAGAGGCCGGCGAAGATGCGTGGAAAGAACTTCAAACGGAAGCCGAGGACGCTTTTGAGGACATTAAAAGTGCCCTGGATAATGCAGTGAACAGGTTTGAGGATATTTGATATTTGGTTAGTGGTTGGTGGTCAGTGAAATAACAGACGTCAGACGTCAAACGTCAGATGTGTGTATTAAGATGTCGGTAGTGAGGTCTGCAACCAGTGGAATGGCATTGTATCCATTAACCGGATAAGCTCTGATTGAAGAGTAGTGACCGGAGATCTCTGAATGATCTTCTTCAAAGGCTCTTTTCGCTACGCGTTCAAAAAATGAGCCCTTTCCATTTCGAATCACTTCTGCCTGCTCCTCACAGCTTTCTTGAACTGCGAAGTAGTTAGCGTAGTGGAGCCTTCTGCCCTCTGCGGCCACTTACACACCGTGTCACTTGAGCGAAACGCATCCAACGGGTGAACTGTTGTTCAATAAGAAGACAAAATATTCAATAACAAGGATTTAAAATATGAGTACCGAACAGGAAAAGATGACCGCCGCCTATATCAATGATTTTGGAGGACCGGATAAGGTGCAAACCGGCGAACTGGACAAACCGGAACCGGATGAAGGAGACGTGCTGGTGCGAGTGGGTGCTGCCGGCGTCAATCCCGTAGATGCAGCCGTCGTGCAGGGGATGCTGAAAGATGCCATTCCTTCAGACTTTCCGCTTATTCCGGGGTGGGACCTTGCCGGTACCGTGGAGGCAAGAGGTTATGCAGCCCGAAGATTTGAGGTAGGGGATAAGGTTATGGCGTATGCAAGACGGCCCGTGATACAGCAAGGAACATTTGCGGAGTATGTTGCGCTGCCCGAAGCGTACCTGGCGCGCAAACCCGAATTCCTCAGCATAAAACAGGCCGGGGGCGTGCCTCTGACCGGGCTTACGGCCTATCAATCGCTTTTTGATGCGGGACAGCTGAAAGAGGGCGAAACGATTGTGATTCTGGGCGCATCGGGAGGCGTTGGATCATTTGCAGTGCAGCTGGCCTCCTGGAAAGGAGCGCGCGTAATTGGCGTGGCGGGTTCGTCTAACCAGGAGTACATGATAGAGCTGGGGGCGGACGAAACCATCGACTACAGCGCAGGCGATGTGGGAGAAGCGGTTAACGAAATTGCTCCCGACGGAGTTGATTTTATTTATCACTGCTCTCGCGGTGATTCACTGAGTCAGTGCGCCGATACGATCAGGCAGGGCGGACGCCTGATTTCCATTACCGACAGCAACCCTGACCGCCGCGATGACGTACGCTTCGAATATGTTTTTGTGGAACCCAATGCTTCTCAGCTCGGTCACCTGGCCCGGCTTGCCGATGGCGGACATCTTGATGTCAATATCACCCAAACCTGGCCGCTGGACGAAGCGGATGAAGCTCTTAAAAGCATCTCCGAGCTGCACACAAGAGGGAAAACGGTTGTAACGGTTTGAACTGCGTAAGTGATGGACGATGGACGATGGGCGATGGACGATGGACGATGGACGATGGACGATGGACGATGAGTGACTGGCGACTGGCGATGAGTGACTGGCGATGAGTGACTGGCGATTTACAGCTGACTACCGTCTTGACAATTGCCAACACCCTGTACCTCGCACCCCCTGGTCTGCGAAGCTTTCCTGATCTGCGAAGCTTTAGCGTAGTAGTTAGCGTAGTAGACTGCACCCTAAAAACCGAACGCACCTTTCAGCTCCATCTCTTCTATGATGTGTTTATTTACTGTTTTCAATACTATTTATCATTGAAAAGGCAAAAATCGGGTTTACTATCCGAAATAGTAATCAGTAAGAACCGGGCAATTCCAAATCAAGCACCTCAAGTCGTATGTTGTCTTCAGTGCTGCTGTTTTTACCCGTCAGTTTGTTTCCGTTGAACGATACCGGGAAAAAGTGAGGCGCCACACTGCAATAAACAGTCTCTTTTGACACCTGGTTATGGAGCACGATGATTTTCTCGCTGCTGCCGGCATAAAATGAGGAGATAACGACCCATTCTTTGGTTGCGAATAGGTCGTGGTTCAATGGCAGTTGACCCGATTTATCAATGAACTCTTTCAATACAGGTTCGACATCGAGTATGGGTTCCAGCCGGTTTGTCAGGTAAGCTTTTGACAGATGGTTGTTTTTACGTTCTGTTTGATTGACATAGGAGATCGAATCGATGGCACCTGTAAGTAAGTTTCGTTTTTGCCATTCAGATTGATGAGAATTTAATAAATAAAAATAGTCTCCATTTTGGCTCCAAAGCGGTTGACGCGCCAGCGGATGATCAATGTACAGCCCATTGTCTGATTCAATTTTTTCTGTGCCTTCAAATTCAAATAGCAGCTCATCAGAATTGAATGTGCCGTCTGCTTTGTACAAACGATAGCTGTTCGCACGGGTTATATTAGCTTCAAAATGATTCAAGAGAGTATAAACACCTGAAGGTGTCACAAATATGTTCACCAAAAACATTGTGTCGGGAACGTCCGGTGAAAAAGAGGTTACATAATCGATCTCATCATCAGCAATCTGAAATTTGCTCACTCTTGTCAGATTTCTGTCGAGCACATATAAATATCCGTCTGATCCCCTGTGCAATTGATTAATTAATTCAAATTCACCCGGACCCCGGCCCCGGCCTCCGGCTGATGCAACGTCACTTCCGTCCGCCTTAAGCAGGTTAAGCGTCAGCAGCGACAGATCAACAACAATCAGCCGATCGTCACTCCACCTCAGGATGTCGCCAAGCCTGTTTACAGTTGGTGTATTTATTTCAGTGCTTCCGATCACAGCAACTTCCCGGATTTCACTGGTTAACTGGGCCAGGAATAGATCCTCTGATTTGTCATATAGAGACTGATTTTCAGTGCATGACAGAAAGATGAAAAAACCAATAACTGCAGTAAGATTTTTATACATGAACCATAACTTAAGCTTTTTCAGGAAAGGCTTGTTGCATGCAAAGATCCCTCAAATTTTTACACATTTGGTTATGTTCTGCATACCCCCATGGATCTTCAAACTGATCGTTAGGATTACTATTAAGACATGAAATACCAATATCATTACATATGATAACACATTCGTAATCGCATTGATTTGCATGTAAATCTCCCGTCGTAACCGACAATGATATACTTATCCACAAGATTATAGGTATAATGATTTTTTTTGCCATAAATATTTTCAGTTAATAGAGGGTGTTGAAGCTCCCCTTTATTTCGAGGTGTTGGTTAATAAGAAGCAGATCTTAAGGAAATCATCAGGATAGACACTCATGTCGCAAACCATTTTTATGAATGAGCGATTTCAGCTCGGCATCCTAAATCAATTGGCAAGCAGGTCCGGTCAGATTTCCCGTTCCACCAGGCGGATTCATTAACTTGACGGCCCGCTTGACCGGCTTCAAGCTGATTCCTAAGGTTTGATTTACCCCGGACTCACCCAAACACAGCACCGTATTGGAAGATCTGATCATCAAAGATATATGCAGCCTGTCTGGCGATAAAACCAGACGAAATCCGAGATACAGATCGCCTGGGAGCTGCGGTTTGGGCGAAAAAAAGTCAATAAGGTGCTCCCGAAAGAGAGAAAACCTTAAAAAATCTACACTATATGAAAGAACAATGGCTGTTACGCCATTTTTTTAGAAACATGGCAGTTCAGGCCTCCTTATAGTAAGAACCAATCCAAGCCAGATCCTTACAAAAAAATAAATCGCTCATCAATCGTCACTCCCTTCGACTCCGCTCAGGGCAAGCATCGTCGATCACATATCACTTACTTTTGAGTGATCAAAAGTAATCAAAAATCACCGGCGAGCAGATTCTCCGGCGGATCCGTCCTTCGCGGGTCGGTGAAAAACCAATGGTCCATCCCAATGGTCATCGTCACTCTGAGATCTCACCGGTATGATTTTTCACTATTCGCCCCGCTCCGGTCGTCTCTGATCGCCGGATAATCTGCAGGCGGGGAATGATGTGTGAACTACTATGGACGATGGTTGATGTTTGATTTGGAATAGATCAAATATATCGTCCATCTACCATTAACCATTGACTTTTATAAATCATAAGTTGCTCATCGTACATCACATAACCCCCGTTTCTCTATTCATCTGTTCATATGTTTTCACTGCCTTTTGCCTTCTGCCTTCTGCCTTCAACATGCAACCTTCAACCAAAAAGTCGAACGCATCCCGTAAACGATCTGTTTCTAATAGAAAGGGATAAAAACATTAACACCTACAAACTTTAACACATAGAAAAAATGGAAATCACAGAGAAAACACGTCGGGAACTGGAACGAAGAGTGGATGAACTGGAAGATTTTATTGCCAAAAAAGGAATCGGCTCAGAATACCTGCAGCGAGCCGAACGAGCACAGCGCGACCTGAATCTTGCACTTCTGTTCGGATCTGCCGCCGTCGCATTGGGCGTCGCTGCATGGACAGTATATAAGTTCAGAGACGGTGAAGGATGAATGATGGACGATGAATGATGAGTAATGGACGATTTGTTTAAGCACTGGAGTAGACGTTCCGCATTAAATATGTAGTTTTCATTTTAAACCTTTTGCAGTTCGTACGCTTCGGACAAAAATTGAGATGAGCTCGTTGCACTCTGAAAGTACATCCGACACCTCGTCCTCCCTTTTAATGAGTTTTGTTTTCTGAATAATCTTCAGACAAATAAATGTTTCTCTAAGTTCTTTGAGCACGAGCTGGATTTTGTGAATAAAATCCTTCCGGGACTCTGCTCCTCTTGCTTCCCCGTAATTCAATGCGCAGGATGTACCGCTACGTGCAATCTGACCGGAAAGTATTTGTCCGGTTCTGGAACCGGGAAGCTGAATTGATATCCGTAATACCTGCACGGAAAAATCGGTTAGTCTCTCCTCAAGCTCACTATTTGTCATTTG comes from Rhodohalobacter mucosus and encodes:
- a CDS encoding NADP-dependent oxidoreductase: MSTEQEKMTAAYINDFGGPDKVQTGELDKPEPDEGDVLVRVGAAGVNPVDAAVVQGMLKDAIPSDFPLIPGWDLAGTVEARGYAARRFEVGDKVMAYARRPVIQQGTFAEYVALPEAYLARKPEFLSIKQAGGVPLTGLTAYQSLFDAGQLKEGETIVILGASGGVGSFAVQLASWKGARVIGVAGSSNQEYMIELGADETIDYSAGDVGEAVNEIAPDGVDFIYHCSRGDSLSQCADTIRQGGRLISITDSNPDRRDDVRFEYVFVEPNASQLGHLARLADGGHLDVNITQTWPLDEADEALKSISELHTRGKTVVTV
- a CDS encoding four helix bundle protein gives rise to the protein MTNSELEERLTDFSVQVLRISIQLPGSRTGQILSGQIARSGTSCALNYGEARGAESRKDFIHKIQLVLKELRETFICLKIIQKTKLIKREDEVSDVLSECNELISIFVRSVRTAKGLK